Proteins from a genomic interval of Watersipora subatra chromosome 10, tzWatSuba1.1, whole genome shotgun sequence:
- the LOC137405685 gene encoding fucose-1-phosphate guanylyltransferase-like isoform X1, protein MVAMKKTSLCMTPVLQEYDKLRGDPSCCVEFWDVVVLTTSDAAQQSVYELEISDKLEHKQLPMRTKYHVIHDPPGCKIGSGGSTMYTISCLAKLEPNWRKQKILLMHAGGSSQRLPSASVLGKAFITIPIGNRLYSMFDIKLALCMPFAKRLPPGLFICCPDTFESFTFGNNGDWNFGDREGFLALAHPSPLYVGKGHGVYVLDHRNNKLDTEVLNCKKVLQKPTEQLMKEEGAIICPSEVPDSIRESVATEQDWVFTDSQFFFDHTISEKLLDFYETHKPLTAEICAYGDFLQPLGKFADAQYVTNCKNIMSMSDTVISTRRDLYNLLKGSPLGVVALKYSKFYHIGTMIEYLDNFCSNHDLRQELGLSRFCYSACLSAGSSVLASCEAETGYVINSLVTDRCSFSGKSIVEYCTFTGPSQLRVEENCVISDCEYTSNSDITIPSNTFIQTVPVLDPQGGPMYVTLMFSIYEDMKAKVSSVSELADLSYFGHGLLSVAPFKNHTQLFGKGNPFSLWHAKLFPLSSSAQESFTSALNTLKSALSHSKRPLEHSACSENLLAHNGEAASCASANGTIPNGALTNGMIANGVQSAATDSAAINGSSTNGFTANGHSPIYYSFADVISYKDVKQMIRRRNILSEQIQNILAT, encoded by the exons GAGACCCGTCATGTTGTGTCGAGTTTTGGGATGTTGTTGTTCTGACGACATCGGACGCTGCCCAGCAATCGGTGTACGAGCTAGAGATTTCTGATAAACTTGAGCACAAGCAGCTGCCTATGCGGACCAAGTACCATGTCATACACGACCCTCCCGGTTGCAAAATCGGTTCTG GTGGATCCACAATGTACACCATATCATGTCTCGCTAAGCTAGAACCAAATTGGCGCAAGCAAAAG ATCCTACTCATGCATGCTGGGGGCTCAAGTCAGCGTTTACCAAGTGCAAGTGTCCTTGGTAAGGCGTTCATCACCATTCCAATAG GTAACCGACTCTATAGCATGTTTGACATCAAGCTGGCTTTGTGCATGCCTTTTGCCAAGAGACTGCCTCCTGGTCTCTTCATCTGCTGTCCTGACACCTTTGAGTCTTTCACTTTTG GAAATAATGGAGACTGGAATTTCGGTGACAGGGAAGGATTTTTAGCCTTGGCTCACCCATCTCCTCTCTACGTCGGCAAAGGGCATGGAGTCTACGTTCTCGATCATAGAAACAACAAACTGGACACAG AAGTTCTCAACTGtaaaaaagtgctgcaaaagcCTACAGAGCAGTTGATGAAGGAGGAAGGTGCGATTATCTGTCCTTCTGAAGTCCCCGATAGCATAAGAGAGAGCGTCGCGACTGAGCAGGACTGGGTGTTTACCGACAGCCAGTTTTTCTTTGACCACACTATCAGCGAAAAACTGCTCGACTTTTACGAGACACATAAGCCACTCACAGCAGAGATATGTGCCTATGGCGACTTTCTACAGCCATTGGGAAAGTTTGCCGATGCCCAGTATGTAACCAACTGCAAGAACATTATGAGTATGTCAGATACGGTTATCTCTACAAGGAGAGACCTGTATAACCTTCTTAAGGGTTCTCCTCTTGGGGTCGTCGCTCTCAAATACTCAAAGTTTTACCATATTGGTACTATGATTGAATATCTTGACAACTTCTGCTCTAACCATGACCTTAGGCAGGAACTTGGTCTTAGTAGGTTCTGTTACTCGGCTTGCCTCTCCGCAGGCTCGTCTGTCCTTGCGTCTTGTGAGGCTGAGACTGGATACGTCATCAATTCTTTGGTTACAGACCGCTGTTCCTTCTCAGGCAAGTCCATTGTTGAATATTGTACTTTCACAGGTCCATCCCAGCTGCGTGTAGAGGAGAATTGCGTCATAAGTGACTGCGAGTACACCAGCAACTCTGATATTACCATACCGTCAAATACCTTCATACAAACTGTGCCCGTCCTTGACCCTCAGGGTGGCCCCATGTATGTGACTCTCATGTTTAGTATATATGAAGACATGAAAGCCAAGGTTTCCTCTGTTAGTGAGCTCGCTGATCTCTCTTACTTTGGCCACGGGCTTCTCTCCGTCGCCCCCTTCAAGAACCACACTCAACTATTTGGGAAGGGCAATCCCTTCTCTCTTTGGCATGCTAAGCTTTTTCCACTCTCTTCTTCAGCTCAAGAATCTTTTACCTCCGCCCTGAATACTCTAAAATCCGCTCTCTCTCACTCCAAGCGTCCCTTGGAACACTCGGCTTGCAGTGAAAATCTTCTGGCTCACAATGGTGAGGCAGCCAGTTGTGCCAGTGCCAACGGTACTATACCTAATGGTGCTCTCACCAATGGTATGATAGCCAACGGTGTTCAAAGTGCTGCCACAGATAGCGCTGCCATAAATGGTTCATCGACCAATGGCTTCACCGCTAATGGTCACTCACCAATTTACTACTCTTTTGCTGATGTTATTTCATACAAGGATGTCAAACAAATGATTCGTCGAAGAAATATTCTTTCTGAACAGATCCAGAATATTTTGGCTACATAG
- the LOC137405685 gene encoding fucose-1-phosphate guanylyltransferase-like isoform X2, producing the protein MHAGGSSQRLPSASVLGKAFITIPIGNRLYSMFDIKLALCMPFAKRLPPGLFICCPDTFESFTFGNNGDWNFGDREGFLALAHPSPLYVGKGHGVYVLDHRNNKLDTEVLNCKKVLQKPTEQLMKEEGAIICPSEVPDSIRESVATEQDWVFTDSQFFFDHTISEKLLDFYETHKPLTAEICAYGDFLQPLGKFADAQYVTNCKNIMSMSDTVISTRRDLYNLLKGSPLGVVALKYSKFYHIGTMIEYLDNFCSNHDLRQELGLSRFCYSACLSAGSSVLASCEAETGYVINSLVTDRCSFSGKSIVEYCTFTGPSQLRVEENCVISDCEYTSNSDITIPSNTFIQTVPVLDPQGGPMYVTLMFSIYEDMKAKVSSVSELADLSYFGHGLLSVAPFKNHTQLFGKGNPFSLWHAKLFPLSSSAQESFTSALNTLKSALSHSKRPLEHSACSENLLAHNGEAASCASANGTIPNGALTNGMIANGVQSAATDSAAINGSSTNGFTANGHSPIYYSFADVISYKDVKQMIRRRNILSEQIQNILAT; encoded by the exons ATGCATGCTGGGGGCTCAAGTCAGCGTTTACCAAGTGCAAGTGTCCTTGGTAAGGCGTTCATCACCATTCCAATAG GTAACCGACTCTATAGCATGTTTGACATCAAGCTGGCTTTGTGCATGCCTTTTGCCAAGAGACTGCCTCCTGGTCTCTTCATCTGCTGTCCTGACACCTTTGAGTCTTTCACTTTTG GAAATAATGGAGACTGGAATTTCGGTGACAGGGAAGGATTTTTAGCCTTGGCTCACCCATCTCCTCTCTACGTCGGCAAAGGGCATGGAGTCTACGTTCTCGATCATAGAAACAACAAACTGGACACAG AAGTTCTCAACTGtaaaaaagtgctgcaaaagcCTACAGAGCAGTTGATGAAGGAGGAAGGTGCGATTATCTGTCCTTCTGAAGTCCCCGATAGCATAAGAGAGAGCGTCGCGACTGAGCAGGACTGGGTGTTTACCGACAGCCAGTTTTTCTTTGACCACACTATCAGCGAAAAACTGCTCGACTTTTACGAGACACATAAGCCACTCACAGCAGAGATATGTGCCTATGGCGACTTTCTACAGCCATTGGGAAAGTTTGCCGATGCCCAGTATGTAACCAACTGCAAGAACATTATGAGTATGTCAGATACGGTTATCTCTACAAGGAGAGACCTGTATAACCTTCTTAAGGGTTCTCCTCTTGGGGTCGTCGCTCTCAAATACTCAAAGTTTTACCATATTGGTACTATGATTGAATATCTTGACAACTTCTGCTCTAACCATGACCTTAGGCAGGAACTTGGTCTTAGTAGGTTCTGTTACTCGGCTTGCCTCTCCGCAGGCTCGTCTGTCCTTGCGTCTTGTGAGGCTGAGACTGGATACGTCATCAATTCTTTGGTTACAGACCGCTGTTCCTTCTCAGGCAAGTCCATTGTTGAATATTGTACTTTCACAGGTCCATCCCAGCTGCGTGTAGAGGAGAATTGCGTCATAAGTGACTGCGAGTACACCAGCAACTCTGATATTACCATACCGTCAAATACCTTCATACAAACTGTGCCCGTCCTTGACCCTCAGGGTGGCCCCATGTATGTGACTCTCATGTTTAGTATATATGAAGACATGAAAGCCAAGGTTTCCTCTGTTAGTGAGCTCGCTGATCTCTCTTACTTTGGCCACGGGCTTCTCTCCGTCGCCCCCTTCAAGAACCACACTCAACTATTTGGGAAGGGCAATCCCTTCTCTCTTTGGCATGCTAAGCTTTTTCCACTCTCTTCTTCAGCTCAAGAATCTTTTACCTCCGCCCTGAATACTCTAAAATCCGCTCTCTCTCACTCCAAGCGTCCCTTGGAACACTCGGCTTGCAGTGAAAATCTTCTGGCTCACAATGGTGAGGCAGCCAGTTGTGCCAGTGCCAACGGTACTATACCTAATGGTGCTCTCACCAATGGTATGATAGCCAACGGTGTTCAAAGTGCTGCCACAGATAGCGCTGCCATAAATGGTTCATCGACCAATGGCTTCACCGCTAATGGTCACTCACCAATTTACTACTCTTTTGCTGATGTTATTTCATACAAGGATGTCAAACAAATGATTCGTCGAAGAAATATTCTTTCTGAACAGATCCAGAATATTTTGGCTACATAG